In Campylobacter concisus, the following proteins share a genomic window:
- the ruvC gene encoding crossover junction endodeoxyribonuclease RuvC, whose protein sequence is MVMKILGIDPGTKNCGYAILEKNKFKTTLLEAGLIKIKPNTLQYQITELCEGLDLIFKNHKFDEVAIEDIFFAYNPKTVLKLAQFRGALSLKILQLHGDFAEYTPLQVKKTVTGKAKADKEQVAFMVKKILGINKEIKPLDITDAIAIALTHANNLRIS, encoded by the coding sequence ATAGTGATGAAAATTTTAGGAATCGATCCAGGAACGAAGAATTGTGGTTATGCAATACTCGAAAAAAATAAATTTAAAACTACTCTTCTTGAAGCAGGACTCATAAAAATAAAACCAAACACACTTCAGTATCAGATTACCGAGCTTTGTGAGGGGCTTGATCTCATCTTTAAAAACCATAAATTTGACGAGGTCGCAATTGAAGATATATTTTTTGCCTACAACCCAAAAACGGTTTTAAAGCTCGCTCAGTTTCGAGGAGCACTTAGCCTTAAAATTTTACAGCTTCATGGTGATTTTGCCGAGTATACGCCACTTCAGGTAAAAAAAACTGTCACTGGCAAGGCCAAAGCTGACAAAGAGCAAGTGGCATTTATGGTGAAGAAAATTTTAGGTATAAACAAAGAGATAAAACCACTTGATATCACCGATGCAATCGCGATCGCACTAACTCACGCAAATAATTTAAGAATAAGCTAA
- the dnaA gene encoding chromosomal replication initiator protein DnaA, which produces MIADEILENLSTQISPEEYQSYIKQLKFNEKASDDHIIVFTAPNELMAKFINTRYADKIAHLYEVKTGIKPNIEISSTKSSKVSKQNQINVKQIKTQSSILNPSYTFENFVCGASNQYAFLSAKAAAEKPGVLYNPLFIYGTTGLGKTHLLQSVGNHCLNKGKTVICVTSEQFMIDFTSHINNHSMPKFREKYRNCDVLLIDDVQFLGKTDKIQEEFFNTYNELLAKNGQIVMTSDRPPKTLKGFEDRMISRFDKAFMADITPPELDTKIAIIIKKCEFDKIDLNKEVINYIATNMGDNIREIEGAIINLNVFKTLMKEEITLDLAKSILKDLIKEKRENINFDTIVEIVSKELNIKQSDIKSKSRVTNIVEARRIIIYLAKMLTTNSMPQIANYFGMKDHSAVSHNIKKINELIQTNEIFSLKVTELKNKILTKG; this is translated from the coding sequence TTGATAGCAGACGAAATTTTAGAAAATCTTTCAACACAAATTTCACCTGAAGAATACCAAAGTTATATCAAGCAATTAAAATTTAACGAAAAGGCTTCAGACGATCATATTATCGTATTTACTGCACCAAATGAGTTGATGGCTAAATTTATAAATACAAGATATGCTGATAAAATCGCTCATCTATATGAAGTTAAAACAGGCATAAAACCAAATATTGAAATTTCATCTACTAAAAGTAGCAAGGTATCAAAACAAAATCAAATAAATGTTAAGCAAATAAAAACACAAAGTAGCATTTTAAATCCAAGCTACACATTTGAAAATTTTGTCTGCGGTGCATCAAATCAATACGCATTTTTAAGCGCAAAAGCAGCCGCTGAAAAACCAGGCGTGCTTTACAACCCACTTTTTATCTATGGCACGACGGGACTTGGCAAGACTCACTTACTCCAGTCAGTCGGAAATCATTGTTTAAATAAAGGAAAAACCGTTATTTGCGTAACTAGCGAACAATTTATGATAGATTTTACCAGTCACATAAATAACCACTCAATGCCAAAATTTCGTGAAAAGTATAGAAACTGTGATGTTTTGCTAATAGACGACGTACAATTTCTTGGTAAGACTGATAAAATCCAAGAGGAATTTTTCAACACATATAATGAACTTTTAGCAAAAAATGGTCAAATAGTTATGACTTCAGATCGACCTCCAAAGACACTAAAAGGCTTTGAGGATAGGATGATTTCAAGATTTGATAAAGCCTTTATGGCTGATATTACGCCGCCTGAACTTGATACAAAGATAGCTATCATCATCAAAAAATGTGAGTTTGATAAAATCGATTTAAATAAAGAGGTCATAAACTACATAGCTACAAACATGGGAGATAATATCCGTGAGATCGAGGGAGCTATCATAAATTTAAACGTATTTAAAACTCTTATGAAAGAAGAGATAACACTTGATCTTGCAAAAAGTATATTAAAAGATTTGATCAAAGAAAAACGTGAAAATATAAATTTCGATACTATCGTTGAAATAGTTAGTAAAGAACTAAATATCAAACAAAGTGATATAAAAAGCAAATCAAGAGTTACAAATATCGTAGAAGCAAGACGAATCATCATATATCTTGCAAAGATGCTTACAACAAACTCAATGCCACAAATTGCAAACTATTTTGGTATGAAAGATCACAGTGCCGTTAGTCATAATATTAAAAAGATAAATGAGCTAATACAAACTAATGAAATTTTTAGTCTAAAAGTTACTGAATTAAAAAATAAAATTTTGACAAAAGGATAA
- the dnaN gene encoding DNA polymerase III subunit beta encodes MKVLINKNMLESIVTNTNPYLEKRDLSAITSHIYISAKDGVLNIKATDHEIGLAYKLSNVKIVDEGYATANGKKLLDIIKSLKDEEVMLETVNNYLYIKQKNSKYKLPMYKFEDFPEFPTIEGKSKFNVDAVMLGRSLKKILPSIDSNNPKFELNGAFLDIKQDFINIVGTDTRRLSVFKFQTPTEKEFSLIIPKKAINEIQKLFFDKIEIYYDENILIAQSQNFEFFTKLINGKFPDYERVIPKEVRKRLQLSRDKMIEGIKTISMLSDTMKISFAKDNITFESVIEDNSEAKTTIDYQTGLELGDEFFIGIKNRYLLDFLSSIEDENFELGFNESSLAFVVNSKELTTVIMPINL; translated from the coding sequence ATGAAGGTTTTAATAAACAAAAATATGCTTGAAAGCATAGTAACAAATACAAATCCATATCTTGAAAAAAGAGATCTTAGTGCTATAACTTCTCACATTTATATCTCAGCAAAAGATGGAGTTTTAAATATAAAAGCAACTGATCATGAAATAGGTCTAGCATATAAACTAAGTAACGTAAAAATCGTAGATGAAGGTTACGCAACTGCAAATGGCAAAAAACTACTTGACATTATAAAAAGTCTAAAAGACGAAGAAGTGATGTTAGAAACTGTAAATAACTATCTTTATATAAAACAAAAAAACTCAAAATATAAACTTCCAATGTATAAATTTGAAGATTTCCCAGAATTTCCAACGATTGAGGGTAAATCAAAATTTAATGTTGATGCTGTTATGTTAGGAAGAAGTTTAAAGAAAATTTTACCAAGTATTGATAGTAATAACCCAAAATTTGAACTAAATGGTGCTTTCCTTGATATTAAACAAGACTTTATAAATATAGTCGGTACTGATACGAGAAGACTTAGTGTATTTAAATTTCAAACACCAACTGAAAAAGAATTTTCACTAATAATCCCTAAAAAAGCTATCAATGAAATACAAAAACTATTTTTTGACAAGATAGAAATTTACTATGATGAAAATATCTTAATCGCTCAAAGCCAAAATTTTGAATTTTTCACAAAACTTATAAATGGTAAATTCCCAGATTACGAGCGTGTCATACCAAAAGAGGTCAGAAAAAGACTTCAACTAAGTAGAGATAAGATGATAGAGGGTATAAAAACTATCTCAATGCTAAGTGATACAATGAAAATATCCTTTGCAAAAGACAATATAACATTTGAAAGTGTTATAGAAGATAACTCTGAAGCAAAAACTACGATAGATTATCAAACTGGTTTAGAGCTTGGAGATGAATTTTTCATAGGTATAAAAAATAGATATTTACTTGACTTTTTAAGTAGCATAGAGGATGAAAATTTTGAGCTTGGATTTAATGAAAGCTCACTAGCATTTGTTGTAAATTCAAAAGAATTAACAACAGTAATAATGCCGATAAATTTATAA
- the gyrB gene encoding DNA topoisomerase (ATP-hydrolyzing) subunit B, with the protein MENNYGAENIKVLKGLEAVRKRPGMYIGDTNISGLHHMIYEVVDNSIDEAMAGYCDTIDVELTREGSAIISDNGRGIPVDMHPTEKISAATVVLTVLHAGGKFDKDTYKVSGGLHGVGVSVVNALSKKLVVNIKRDGKLHRQEFAKGIPQSDLEVIKTTNRTGTQVEFWPDDSIFEVTEFDDEILVKRFRELAYLNPKITINFKDQRNGRSESFHFEGGLESFVTDMNKANAVSKAVSFSGGEDDVMVDFALLYNDTYSENLLSFVNNIKTPDGGTHEAGFRAGLTRVITNYVQANAAAREKDTKITGEDIREGLIAVVSVKVPEPQFEGQTKGKLGSSYVKPIVQKMVFEVLTKYFEENPIEARAIMDKALMAARGREAAKKARDLTRKKESMSIGTLPGKLADCQSKDPVISELYLVEGDSAGGSAKQGRDRVFQAILPLKGKILNVEKARLDKILKSDEIKNMITALGCGIGDEFDAEKLRYHKIIIMTDADVDGSHIQTLLLTFFFRFLNKVVENGHIYLAQPPLYRYKKGKKEIYLKDEKALNEFLIETGIEGVDIEGIGSADLIDFLKIVAAYRSVLKELEKRFNVLSAIRYMIENPDIVSKSYNEIFEILRDFLKAEGHNILNHYVSEDEVRIYVQTESGLEELVVNENLFTNPLYEEALYISQKIKERGLDLHSDVIDVLDEVEKNAKKGAYIQRYKGLGEMNPEQLWETTMNPENRRLLKIDINDAISASDTFNLFMGDEVEPRRNYIQDHAKDVKHLDI; encoded by the coding sequence ATGGAAAATAATTACGGCGCAGAAAATATCAAAGTACTAAAAGGGCTTGAGGCGGTCAGGAAGCGCCCAGGCATGTATATAGGTGATACTAATATAAGCGGTCTTCACCACATGATCTACGAAGTCGTTGATAACTCTATTGACGAAGCGATGGCAGGATACTGCGATACGATAGACGTTGAGCTTACACGCGAGGGATCAGCGATCATCAGCGATAATGGCCGTGGTATCCCAGTAGATATGCACCCGACTGAGAAAATTTCAGCTGCGACTGTTGTTTTGACAGTGCTTCACGCTGGTGGTAAATTTGACAAGGACACTTATAAGGTCTCTGGCGGTCTTCACGGCGTTGGTGTATCTGTAGTAAATGCCCTTTCTAAAAAGTTAGTCGTAAATATCAAACGTGATGGTAAACTTCATAGACAAGAATTTGCAAAAGGTATCCCACAAAGCGATCTTGAAGTTATAAAAACTACAAACCGCACAGGCACACAAGTCGAGTTTTGGCCAGATGATAGTATATTTGAAGTGACTGAATTTGATGACGAAATTTTAGTAAAAAGATTTCGCGAGCTAGCCTATCTAAACCCAAAGATAACTATAAATTTTAAAGATCAAAGAAATGGCAGGAGCGAGAGCTTTCATTTTGAGGGCGGACTTGAGAGCTTTGTAACTGATATGAACAAGGCAAATGCTGTCAGTAAAGCAGTATCATTTAGCGGTGGCGAAGATGACGTTATGGTTGATTTTGCACTACTTTACAACGACACTTATAGTGAAAATTTATTAAGCTTTGTAAATAACATCAAAACTCCAGATGGTGGTACACACGAAGCTGGATTTAGAGCAGGCCTTACAAGAGTTATCACAAACTACGTTCAAGCAAATGCTGCTGCACGTGAAAAAGATACAAAGATAACTGGCGAAGATATCCGCGAGGGACTTATCGCAGTTGTTAGCGTAAAAGTACCAGAGCCGCAGTTTGAGGGACAAACAAAGGGCAAACTAGGCTCAAGCTATGTAAAACCTATCGTTCAAAAGATGGTTTTTGAAGTGCTTACAAAGTATTTTGAAGAAAATCCTATCGAAGCAAGAGCAATAATGGATAAAGCCCTAATGGCAGCTCGTGGTCGAGAGGCCGCTAAAAAAGCTAGGGATCTAACTCGCAAAAAAGAGAGCATGAGCATAGGCACACTACCTGGTAAGCTAGCTGACTGCCAAAGCAAAGATCCAGTAATTAGCGAGCTATATCTAGTGGAGGGTGACTCTGCGGGTGGTTCTGCAAAGCAAGGACGTGATAGAGTTTTCCAAGCGATATTGCCGCTTAAGGGTAAAATTCTAAACGTTGAAAAGGCAAGACTGGATAAAATTTTAAAGTCTGATGAGATAAAAAATATGATAACAGCGCTAGGCTGCGGCATAGGAGATGAATTTGACGCTGAAAAGCTTAGATATCATAAGATCATCATCATGACCGATGCTGATGTCGATGGTAGCCACATTCAGACGCTACTTTTAACATTCTTCTTTAGATTTTTAAATAAAGTTGTAGAAAACGGCCACATCTACCTAGCTCAGCCGCCACTTTACCGCTATAAAAAAGGTAAGAAAGAAATTTATCTAAAAGATGAAAAGGCACTAAATGAATTTCTTATCGAAACTGGTATCGAGGGCGTTGATATAGAGGGTATCGGTAGTGCAGATTTAATTGATTTCTTAAAGATCGTTGCAGCTTATAGAAGCGTCTTAAAAGAGCTTGAAAAACGCTTTAATGTCCTTTCAGCGATCCGCTATATGATAGAAAATCCAGACATCGTTTCAAAAAGCTACAATGAAATTTTCGAAATTTTAAGAGACTTCTTAAAAGCTGAGGGCCACAACATACTAAACCACTACGTTAGTGAAGATGAGGTTAGAATTTATGTCCAAACTGAAAGTGGCTTAGAAGAGCTTGTGGTAAATGAAAATTTATTCACAAACCCACTTTACGAAGAGGCACTTTATATCAGCCAAAAGATAAAAGAGCGCGGCCTAGACTTGCATAGTGACGTTATAGACGTGCTTGATGAAGTAGAGAAAAATGCAAAAAAAGGTGCATATATCCAGCGCTACAAAGGTCTTGGTGAGATGAACCCTGAGCAGCTTTGGGAGACTACGATGAATCCTGAGAACAGAAGACTTTTAAAGATCGATATAAACGACGCTATAAGCGCTTCTGATACGTTTAATCTCTTCATGGGCGATGAGGTCGAGCCAAGAAGAAACTACATCCAAGACCACGCAAAAGACGTTAAACACTTGGATATTTAA
- the queF gene encoding preQ(1) synthase, with the protein MSEEMKYGEKILKEFDVESDLEVWENKQTRDYVIKITLPEFCCLCPRSGYPDFATIYLEYIPNKLVVELKAIKLYINSFMNRNISHEDSINEIYSVLEKKLEPKFMKIVGDFNPRGNVHTVIEISSDLVVKKPAEEKEFAPKSRERNFSDKPRERRSTSDRGNRSSRDDKFKKDDKPRRSSNKEGFRKISYADDKKPKVVKKDK; encoded by the coding sequence ATGAGCGAAGAGATGAAGTATGGCGAGAAAATTTTAAAAGAATTTGATGTAGAGAGTGACCTTGAGGTCTGGGAAAATAAGCAAACAAGGGACTATGTCATAAAGATCACTCTGCCTGAGTTTTGTTGCCTTTGCCCTCGCTCTGGTTATCCTGACTTTGCGACCATATATCTTGAATACATTCCAAATAAGTTGGTTGTCGAGCTAAAAGCGATAAAGCTTTATATAAATAGCTTTATGAACCGCAATATCAGCCATGAAGATAGTATAAATGAAATTTACTCTGTTTTAGAGAAAAAGCTTGAGCCTAAATTTATGAAGATAGTGGGCGACTTTAACCCACGTGGAAATGTTCATACAGTTATCGAGATCAGCTCTGATCTAGTCGTAAAAAAGCCAGCTGAAGAGAAAGAATTTGCTCCAAAAAGTAGGGAGAGAAACTTTAGTGATAAGCCACGCGAGAGACGAAGTACAAGTGATCGTGGCAATAGAAGCAGCAGAGATGATAAATTTAAAAAAGATGATAAACCAAGAAGAAGCTCAAACAAAGAGGGCTTTAGAAAGATAAGCTATGCCGATGATAAGAAGCCAAAAGTAGTCAAAAAGGATAAATAA
- a CDS encoding HD domain-containing protein: MISAKLIEHIFKAASISRWNDYPKMTNLVELDKQAHKFIIAYFIAKQEQDADMNYIIEAGIFEFLSRVVVTDIRPDVFHHIQKTKKEQINSWVLSNLDSLISDIEDGEFLERFKNYFKSDKKHEKERLILKAASYLATRWEFSIVYQTSQFLSDIEELKAKVEEEMEDYYELIGVRKIAMNQKLARLVDLSGRLRFQKRWAQTPRIPETAVLGHMLVVAILSYFYSLKAKACKKRLENNFFCALFHDLPESLTRDIISPVKYGVKGLNEIISEYEMRLIDERILPFVPEKIKDEFSYILGIRKDGEKFIKDEFENRTYERKIICHEGTMENVNEDKFNPIDGKALKYCDKLSAYIEAGISISYGVKSKELTDGFNNMYKFFSEKPKIDGVDFLEICDDFNEHFGLERPPLR, from the coding sequence ATGATAAGTGCTAAGCTTATAGAACATATCTTTAAAGCAGCATCTATATCACGTTGGAACGACTATCCAAAGATGACAAATTTAGTCGAGCTTGATAAGCAAGCTCATAAATTTATCATCGCTTATTTCATAGCAAAACAAGAACAAGACGCCGATATGAACTATATCATTGAGGCTGGAATTTTTGAGTTTTTAAGTAGGGTCGTAGTCACAGACATACGTCCAGACGTCTTTCATCACATCCAAAAGACAAAAAAAGAGCAGATAAATAGCTGGGTTTTAAGTAATCTTGATAGCCTTATTTCAGATATTGAAGATGGGGAGTTTTTAGAGAGATTTAAAAATTATTTTAAAAGTGATAAAAAGCATGAAAAAGAGCGCCTCATCCTAAAAGCAGCCAGCTATCTTGCCACGAGGTGGGAATTTTCTATCGTCTATCAAACAAGCCAGTTTTTAAGCGATATAGAAGAGCTTAAAGCCAAGGTTGAGGAGGAGATGGAGGATTATTACGAGCTAATTGGCGTTAGAAAGATCGCTATGAATCAAAAATTAGCCCGCCTTGTTGATCTAAGTGGTAGGCTAAGGTTTCAAAAACGCTGGGCGCAAACGCCTCGTATCCCTGAAACTGCGGTCTTAGGACATATGCTAGTAGTTGCGATACTTAGCTATTTTTATTCACTAAAAGCAAAAGCTTGCAAAAAACGCCTAGAAAATAACTTCTTTTGTGCACTATTTCACGACCTACCAGAGAGCCTCACAAGGGACATCATAAGCCCTGTAAAATACGGTGTAAAGGGGCTAAATGAGATTATCAGCGAGTATGAGATGAGGCTTATTGATGAGAGGATTTTGCCATTTGTACCAGAAAAAATAAAAGATGAGTTTAGTTACATCCTTGGTATCAGAAAAGATGGTGAAAAATTTATAAAAGATGAGTTTGAAAATAGAACTTATGAGCGCAAGATCATCTGCCACGAAGGGACTATGGAAAACGTAAATGAGGATAAATTTAACCCGATCGATGGCAAAGCACTAAAATACTGCGACAAACTCTCAGCCTACATAGAAGCTGGAATTTCTATAAGCTACGGTGTCAAGTCAAAAGAACTAACTGATGGCTTTAATAATATGTATAAATTTTTTAGCGAAAAACCTAAGATCGACGGAGTGGATTTTTTAGAAATTTGTGATGATTTTAATGAGCATTTTGGTTTAGAAAGACCCCCTCTCAGATAA
- a CDS encoding flagellar hook protein FlgE: MMRGFYNGISGIKTQSFGMDVWANNISNINNVGFKASIPEFKNLINQHMASAGSGPTNNQVGLGATKQTTALKMTNGSFQNTDNNFDLAIGGKGFFGVVDKNGRNYYTRTGSFDIDGAGNLVDNKGNLLLGTLTSFTPVTPSANALRKYGQTKGTTQAFTAKEEDLKLGDTGSQKGINLPHFLYMPAKQTKNINLKGNLDSSLITDKRTTAIDAANFNYTLDNTNKTISLNGQIPLSQTNFGAKAGDSVVVKVKDGDGKFSEFSTTLESDGSWHINNKSLKFMNFASLDVKAEVTSLVEVANKEKLSSEIYNSDGTKSLVTINFTKQIPQGGNQTTWNATATITDANGVVQNTAMGTLTFDGSGRLITNTLTSVGNVALNFLGDGDANVYNGITSSANSKKDFVIKADGYAEGNLTKYSVDDRGNIMANFDNSRSFIVAKIALFHFQNEQGISKVGDNLYEATPNSGEAFFYKNKAGETIYGSQILANKLEMSNVDLGQALSEVIVTQKAYEASAKSITTSDEMIQTAIQMKK, from the coding sequence ATGATGAGAGGTTTTTACAACGGAATTAGTGGCATTAAAACACAAAGCTTTGGCATGGATGTTTGGGCAAATAATATTTCAAATATCAACAATGTAGGTTTTAAAGCTTCAATCCCTGAGTTTAAAAATTTAATCAATCAACATATGGCTTCAGCTGGAAGTGGTCCAACTAACAATCAAGTAGGTCTTGGAGCTACAAAACAAACGACAGCTTTAAAGATGACAAATGGTAGTTTTCAAAATACTGATAATAACTTCGACCTAGCCATAGGCGGTAAAGGCTTTTTTGGTGTCGTTGATAAAAATGGTAGAAACTACTACACAAGAACAGGTAGCTTTGATATAGATGGGGCTGGAAATTTAGTAGATAATAAAGGCAACTTGCTTCTTGGTACATTAACAAGTTTTACTCCAGTCACCCCAAGTGCTAATGCTCTTAGAAAATATGGTCAAACAAAAGGTACCACGCAGGCATTTACTGCAAAAGAAGAGGATCTAAAACTAGGCGATACTGGCTCACAAAAAGGTATAAATTTACCTCATTTTTTATATATGCCAGCCAAGCAAACAAAAAATATAAATTTAAAAGGTAACCTAGATTCAAGCCTTATAACAGATAAGCGAACAACAGCCATTGATGCGGCAAATTTTAATTATACACTCGATAATACAAACAAAACTATCTCACTAAATGGACAAATCCCACTAAGTCAGACGAACTTTGGTGCAAAAGCAGGTGATAGCGTAGTGGTAAAAGTAAAAGACGGTGATGGTAAATTTAGTGAGTTTTCAACCACGCTAGAGAGCGATGGCAGCTGGCATATAAACAATAAAAGCCTAAAATTTATGAATTTTGCTAGCTTAGATGTAAAAGCTGAAGTTACATCACTAGTTGAAGTAGCTAATAAAGAAAAACTAAGCTCAGAGATATATAACAGTGATGGTACAAAGAGCTTAGTAACTATAAATTTTACAAAGCAAATCCCTCAAGGTGGCAATCAAACTACCTGGAATGCCACAGCTACGATAACTGATGCTAATGGTGTTGTACAAAATACAGCTATGGGAACACTTACTTTTGATGGTAGCGGTAGGCTTATTACAAATACATTAACAAGCGTTGGAAACGTAGCTTTAAATTTTCTTGGCGATGGAGATGCAAATGTCTATAATGGCATAACAAGCTCGGCCAATTCAAAAAAAGACTTTGTCATAAAAGCAGATGGCTACGCCGAAGGAAATCTCACAAAATATAGCGTCGATGATCGTGGAAATATCATGGCAAATTTTGACAATTCTCGCTCATTTATAGTTGCAAAAATAGCTCTATTTCACTTCCAAAATGAACAGGGCATATCAAAAGTAGGTGATAATCTCTATGAAGCAACTCCAAATTCAGGTGAAGCATTTTTTTATAAAAATAAAGCTGGTGAGACCATTTATGGCTCACAAATTCTTGCAAATAAACTTGAAATGAGTAACGTCGATCTTGGTCAAGCGCTAAGTGAGGTTATAGTCACACAAAAGGCTTATGAGGCTAGTGCAAAAAGTATCACAACAAGTGATGAGATGATTCAGACTGCTATTCAGATGAAGAAATAA
- a CDS encoding flagellar basal body rod modification protein yields MASVSDITTQTTQQKNAEKKAKAKQDAAAGTGTNPNAQLDKDAFMKLLLTELQYQDPTSPMDTEKMLTQTSQLASLEMQQNTNSAMKELVNQLKSNANAYAISALGKMVSTGSNSVLLTDEQKTVNFALYFKSDLANGKLEIKNANGEVVRSIDIKDLKSGVRRISWDGKDDSGKQLPNGAYTVSVNYTGKDGNSYKTQVGSYPVEAVKFVDGKAMIKIAGEYIPMDKISEFYEG; encoded by the coding sequence ATGGCTTCAGTTTCAGATATAACTACACAAACAACACAACAAAAAAACGCCGAGAAAAAGGCAAAAGCAAAGCAAGATGCGGCAGCTGGCACAGGAACTAACCCAAATGCACAGCTAGATAAAGATGCATTTATGAAGCTACTTTTAACAGAGCTTCAGTATCAAGACCCAACAAGTCCTATGGATACTGAAAAGATGCTTACACAAACTAGCCAGCTAGCATCACTAGAGATGCAACAAAATACAAACTCAGCTATGAAAGAGCTTGTAAATCAGTTAAAATCAAATGCAAATGCCTACGCCATATCAGCTCTTGGAAAAATGGTCTCAACTGGTTCAAACTCAGTTTTACTAACAGATGAGCAAAAAACTGTAAATTTTGCACTTTATTTTAAATCAGATCTTGCAAATGGTAAGCTCGAAATTAAAAATGCAAATGGAGAGGTCGTTCGTTCAATCGATATAAAAGATCTAAAGTCAGGAGTTCGCAGAATATCTTGGGATGGCAAAGATGATTCTGGAAAACAATTACCAAACGGAGCATATACAGTATCTGTTAATTACACTGGAAAAGATGGTAATTCATACAAGACTCAAGTAGGTAGCTATCCTGTTGAGGCAGTAAAATTTGTAGATGGCAAAGCCATGATAAAAATCGCGGGCGAATATATCCCAATGGATAAAATATCTGAATTTTACGAAGGATAA